In Sciurus carolinensis chromosome 13, mSciCar1.2, whole genome shotgun sequence, a genomic segment contains:
- the Cdc42ep3 gene encoding cdc42 effector protein 3: MPAKTPIYLKAANNKKGKKFKLRDILSPDMISPPLGDFRHTIHIGKEGQHDVFGDISFLQGNYELLPGNQEKARSGQLPAHYEFFRANSTSDSVFTETPSPVLKNAISLPTIGGSQALMLPLLSPVTFNSKQESFGPPKLPRLSCEPVMEEKAQEKSRVLENGTIHQGDASWGSSGSASQSSQGRDSHSSSLSEQYSDWPAEDMFDHPGPCEHMKGKTKSQESLSDLTGSLLSLQLDLGPSLLDEVLNVMDKNK; encoded by the coding sequence ATGCCAGCCAAGACCCCGATTTACCTGAAAGCTGCCAACaacaagaaagggaagaaattcaAGCTGAGGGACATCTTGTCTCCTGATATGATCAGTCCCCCCCTCGGAGACTTTCGCCACACCATTCACATTGGCAAAGAGGGCCAGCACGACGTCTTCGGGGACATTTCCTTCCTCCAGGGGAACTACGAGCTTCTGCCTGGGAACCAGGAGAAGGCACGCTCCGGCCAGCTCCCCGCGCACTACGAGTTCTTCAGGGCCAACAGCACCTCAGACTCCGTGTTCACAGAAACGCCCTCCCCGGTGCTCAAAAACGCCATCTCCCTCCCCACCATCGGAGGGTCCCAGGCGCTCATGTTGCCCCTCCTGTCACCAGTGACATTTAATTCCAAACAGGAGTCCTTTGGGCCACCAAAGCTGCCCAGGCTCAGCTGTGAGCCCGTCATGGAGGAAAAAGCTCAGGAGAAAAGCCGTGTGCTGGAGAATGGGACCATCCACCAGGGAGACGCATCCTGGGGCTCCAGTGGTTCAGCATCGCAGTCCAGCCAGGGCAGGGACAGCCACTCCTCCAGCCTGTCCGAACAGTACAGCGACTGGCCGGCCGAGGACATGTTTGACCATCCTGGCCCGTGCGAGCACATGAAGGGAAAGACCAAATCCCAGGAGTCCCTCTCTGACCTCACAGGttcccttctctccctgcagCTGGATCTTGGGCCCTCGCTTTTGGATGAGGTGCTGAATGTCATGGATAAAAATAAGTAA